One window from the genome of Asterias amurensis chromosome 12, ASM3211899v1 encodes:
- the LOC139945099 gene encoding alpha-(1,3)-fucosyltransferase 7-like, protein MFGRLLRLRLLTFSLVFFIATSLTYLLLSTTEDLFESRGTPRKRYSLEQSANSHNQTFQDSASNLVYLEKKLNSESGLGVKPIIPPKSKLDTPKCNTTVSILIPGLYAFKAWREYLPFWQEFMRSSATVLNSKGVRTLHLQCPLQQCDVNIRVTMNETFLQSSDAIILNMFPNILKDQLLDLLSHLRNVLHSKLHWFFYAVESPQMMTYWDSNISKILYHHSILYHSSADIRLPYGEYIPGEPTQVGAQDWTVNKTSVIAWMASNCKNTFWPRNEFVKELQKHIPIDIYGGCGTLTCLPALSEKCTKLMASYKFYLSLENTECDEYITEKVWNNGLRQGVVPVVYGGRKEAYERLLPPKSFIHISDFDSTANLASYLKLLDKNKSMYNLYHAWRQHGRVKTVYPPLDSSIFCEVVPFVLKPPPAFKVVKESEYFRGCKNLKGTFAEEGSFKTFSTWK, encoded by the exons ATGTTTGGTCGCCTGCTCCGATTAAGACTACTAACCTTTTCACTCGTCTTTTTCATCGCAACATCCCTCACCTACCTCTTGCTGTCGACAACAGAGGACTTATTTGAAAGCAGAGGTACTCCAAGAAAGCGGTATTCCCTAGAGCAGAGCGCTAACTCACACAATCAAACATTTCAAGATTCGGCAAGCAACCTTGTCTACTTGGAGAAGAAATTGAACAGCGAGTCTGGCTTAGGAGTCAAACCAATTATCCCACCCAAATCAAAGTTGGATACCCCAAAATGCAACACCACAGTCTCTATCCTGATACCGGGCCTTTACGCCTTCAAGGCGTGGAGGGAGTATCTGCCATTCTGGCAGGAGTTCATGCGCAGCTCTGCGACGGTACTGAATTCCAAAGGAGTGCGGACGCTGCATCTTCAGTGTCCACTGCAACAGTGTGATGTCAACATCCGTGTCACCATGAACGAGACATTCCTACAGAGCAGCGATGCCATCATTCTCAATATGTTTCCCAACATTCTGAAAGATCAGCTCTTGGATCTCCTCTCCCATTTAAG gaatgttttgcATTCTAAACTGCACTGGTTTTTCTACGCCGTGGAAAGCCCGCAGATGATGACCTATTGGGATTCCAACATAAGCAAGATATTGTACCACCACTCTATCCTTTACCACTCCTCTGCAGACATCCGCCTTCCCTATGGTGAATACATACCCGGGGAGCCTACACAAGTCGGGGCACAAGACTGGACTGTTAACAAAACATCCGTCATCGCATGGATGGCGAGTAACTGTAAGAATACTTTCTGGCCACGGAACGAGTTTGTCAAGGAGCTTCAGAAACACATCCCAATCGACATCTATGGTGGTTGTGGAACGCTAACATGCCTCCCAGCTCTATCTGAGAAATGTACAAAGCTCATGGCAAGTTATAAGTTCTATCTTTCCCTTGAGAACACTGAATGTGACGAGTATATAACGGAGAAGGTCTGGAATAATGGCCTCCGCCAAGGTGTGGTTCCGGTTGTTTATGGCGGCCGGAAGGAAGCCTACGAACGCTTGTTACCTCCCAAGTCGTTCATCCACATCAGCGATTTTGACTCCACTGCAAATCTAGCATCTTACCTCAAACTTCTcgacaaaaacaaaagcatgTATAATTTATACCATGCATGGAGGCAGCACGGAAGGGTAAAAACTGTATACCCACCGTTGGATTCAAGTATTTTTTGTGAGGTTGTGCCTTTTGTATTGAAGCCTCCACCAGCGTTTAAAGTGGTGAAAGAAAGCGAGTATTTCAGAGGTTGCAAGAACCTGAAGGGGACGTTTGCGGAGGAAggttcctttaaaacattttcaacaTGGAAATAG